The Aphelocoma coerulescens isolate FSJ_1873_10779 chromosome 2, UR_Acoe_1.0, whole genome shotgun sequence genome contains a region encoding:
- the RMDN1 gene encoding regulator of microtubule dynamics protein 1, whose product MAVLVAALARLFRRGSGGLGTALRREAMGGPCGRGRLRTEVLRKGLQRGAVLSAGSFLVYEAHKLISGFAEVHASFKVEDVIEQADYLYGSGETEKLYRLLVQHKNSDDAELLWRLARSSRDLAQLGSTSAEEKRQLTYDSLEYAKKALEKNESNFAAHKWYGICLSDVGDYEGIKTKIGNAIVIKEHFQRAIELNPKDATTIHLIGIWCYSFAEMPWYQRKIAATLFATPPTSTFQEALRYFHMAEEADPNFYSKNLLFLGKTYLKLNNKKMALLWLSKAKEYPAQTEEDKQVQKEALELLNSI is encoded by the exons atggCGGTGCTTGTGGCGGCGCTGGCGCGGCTCTTCCGCCGTGGCTCCGGCGGCCTGGGGACAGCGCTCCGGCGAGAGGCGATGGGCGGCCCCTGCGGCCGGGGGCGGCTGCGGACCGAG GTGCTTAGAAAAGGCCTTCAGAGGGGGGCTGTCCTTTCAGCAGGGTCCTTTTTGGTTTATGAAGCTCATAAGCTGATTTCTGGCTTTGCTGAGGTTCATGCAAGCTTCAAAG TGGAAGATGTGATAGAACAAGCAGACTACCTGTATGGGAGTGGAGAAACTGAGAAGCTGTATCGGTTGCTGGTTCAGCATAAAAATAG TGATGATGCAGAGTTGTTGTGGCGGCTGGCACGGTCGTCACGGGATCTGGCTCAGCTTGGTAGTACTTCTGCAGAGGAGAAGAGACAACTGACATATGACTCCCTTGAGTATGCAAAAAAGGCACTTGAAAAAAATGAATCAAATTTTGCAGCACACAAG TGGTATGGAATTTGCCTCAGTGATGTTGGAGACTACGAAGGAATCAAGACTAAAATTGGAAATGCTATTGTCATCAAAGAGCATTTCCAG AGAGCCATTGAACTGAATCCAAAAGATGCTACAACAATTCATCTTATAGGGATTTG GTGTTACTCCTTTGCTGAGATGCCATGGTACCAAAGAAAAATAGCTGCGACGCTGTTTGCCACACCACCAACCTCCACATTTCAAGAG GCTCTTCGTTACTTCCACATGGCAGAAGAAG CTGATCCAAATTTCTACAGCAAAAATTTGCTCTTTTTGGGGAAAACATACTTGAAGTTAAACAATAAGAAGATGGCTCTTCTGTGGTTAAGCAAAGCAAAGGAGTATCCTGCACAGACAGAGGAGGACAAACAG gTACAGAAAGAAGCTTTGGAGCTGCTTAATTCTATATAA